TCCTGCGACCATGTTGAGCAGGGTGGACTTGCCTGCCCCGTTGCCACCGATGACGGTAACGAAGTCCCCGTCGACAAGGTCGAGGCTCACGTTGGTGAGGGCGCGCTTCTCGGTGACGGTCCCCCGGTTGAAGGTCTTGGTGACGTGCGAGAGCTTGAGGGTGGCCATCAGAGCTCGCCCCCCTTCGCGTAGGAGCGGCGTCGCTGGAAGCTCTCCCAGAGGACCGGCACGCTCAGGGCCAGCACCACGATAATGGCGCTGAGCAGCTTCATGTCGTTGGCATCGAGGCCCATTTGCAGCACGATGGCGCGGATGAGGAAGTAGATGATGGACCCCGCCACGGCCGAGACGAGCCTGGTGGAGAACTGCGAGAGCCCGCCGGGCACGAGACGGCCCAGCACCTCGCCGATGACGATGGCCGCGAGGCCGATGACGATTGCGCCCGTGCCCATGCCGACATCGGCGTACTTCTGCATCTGGCAGATGAGCCCACCGGAGAGGCCCACGAGCGCGTTGGAAAGCGTGAGGGCGATGACCTTCATTGTGTTCGTGTTGACGCCGAGCGCGCGGATCATGGCCGCGTTGTTGCCGGTGGCGCGCAGGGCGCTCCCAAGCTCGGTACCAAAGAACCAGTACAGCAGGGCCACCACGATGGCGGCCACCACGAGGCCGATGATGATGGCGACCGCGTTGCTGGACAGCCCCGTGAAGTCACCGAGCTGGTTGAAGATGGTGTCGCCCGTGAGCAGAGGCGTATTCGACTTGCCCATGATGCGCAGGTTGATGGACCACAGGCTGATCTGCGTGAGGATTCCGGAGAGAATCGCGGGAATCTTGAAGAGCGTGGTGAGCAGGCCCGTGACCAGGCCGCACACGGCTCCTGCGGCCGTGGCCGCCGCGATGGCGAGCGCGGGGTCATGGCCGCTCACTACGAGCACCGCGCACACGCACCCGCCCGTGGCAAAGCTGCCGTCGACCGTGAGGTCGGGAATGTCCAGCAGCTTGTAGGTGATGAAGACCCCGAGGACCATGATGCCCCAGAGGATGCCTTGGGAGACGGCGCCGAGAATTGCTATCTGCATGGGGGCGCCTAGTCGTCGAGGACGGAGAGGTCGATGCCGAGGGCCTCAGCCATGTCCTCGTTCTTGATGACCTTGAGCTGAGAGGAGTCCTCCTGCTCGATAGCCATCTCAGCGGGGTTGGCACCCTGCGTGAGGATCTTGACGGCCATCTCTCCGGCCATGTGGCCGAGGGTGGTGTAGTCGATCGAGAGGGTGCATACGCCGCCTGCCAGGCACATGTTCTCCTCGCCGGCGATGATGGGGAGCTTTCCCTCCTTGGCGATCTGGCCGACCTGCGCCATGCCAGCGGCGATGGTGTTGTCCGTGGGGGTGTAGACGGCGTCGACCTTGCCGACCATCGACTCGACGACGGACTGGATTTCATTGGAGCTGGAGACCGTGAAGCGGTCGTGCGTGAGTCCAGCCTTGTCGAGCGCGGCCTCGGCCATCTCGATCTGGATCTCAGAGTTGGCCTCGGCGGTACAGAAGAGCAGTCCTACGTGCGTGGCCTCGGGGAGGACCTGCTGGAGCATGGCAATCTGCTGGTCGACCGGGTTCATGTCCGAGGTGCCGGTGATGTTGCGCCCGGGGGCGTCATTGGAGTCGGCGAGGCCGGCGGAGGCATAGTCGGTGATGGCGGTGCCCACGATGGGAATCTCATCCGTGACGGCGGCCACGGCCTGCGCCGCCGGGGTGGCGATGGCGAAGATGAGGTCGTCGGCATCGCCCAGGAACTTCGAGGCAATGGTGGTGCAGGCGGACTGGTCGTTCTGGGCGTTTTGCTGGTCGGCCTCGTAGGAGACGCCAGACTCGTCGAGCGCGGCGATGAAGCCCTTGTTGGCGGCGTCGAGCGCGGCGTGCTCGGTGAGCTGCAGGACACCGATCTTGTAGGTCTTGTCGGACGAGGTGCTGGATGCGGTGTCGGTGGAGCCGGAGTTGGACTGGCCGCACGCGCCGAGCGCGAGCAGAGTCGCACCTGCGGCGCCGGTGACGAAGGTCCGCCTGCCGATGGATCCCATGAGTCCTCCTTGGATGTGGCGACCGACAGCCCCACGGAGACGCCGCCCGTCGCAGATACGCGAGTATCCGAATTCTACCTATCGTGTGGGCGTGGCGGGAACGGCGTTTGATGTTACGTAACCGTATCGTTGCTAATGCCTGAAGAGAAGCGGCAAAGCGGGTGGATCGCGCGAGCGTGCCGGAGTGCACGGAAAGACTTCTCCGGGGGCGCGTTCCGTGCGCTCCGGCAGGCTCGGGGAAAACGACACTACCATGGAGGCGACGAACCCCCCCGGGGGGGGGATCGCATGCTCGACATCAGGCGCGTCCTTGCGAGCAGGCCCTGCAAGCCGGACGGAGCGGTTCCCCGACCACTGCTCACTCCCTGGGGCGAGAAGATCGAGGCCGGCGAGGGGCGACCCGCGCCGCACCCGCACCCGCAGTTTGCGCGCGCGAGCTCCTGCCCGCTCAACGGCTGGTGGTACTACCACTGCGATCACCTCGGCATGCTCGTGATGCAGGACATGGTGAGCGGGGGCGGCCCTCTCGACGCCTGGCAAACAAGCTATAAGCCCACGCTCTTCCGATGCTCCTGGAGCCGCCTGGAGGACCATACTTTGCGCGGCATGCGGGCCCTCGCGTCGGATGACGCTCGCTATTGCGCCGAGTGGACTCAGACGTGTCAGGGGACCGTGCTCCACCTGCACAATCATCCCTGTATTGTGGCCTGATGCCTCTTCAACGAGGGCTGGGGGCAGTTCGATGCGACCAAGGCGTTCGTGATGGTGCGCGAGCTTGACCCGACCCGCGCAATTGACGCCACGAGCGGCTGGTACGACCAACGTTGCGGTGACTTCCTGAGCGTGCATAACTACTTCAGGCCGCTCGAGGTGTACCCGGATGACTCTCGTGCGCGCAGGGCCTTTCTCATCTCGGAGTTTGGCGGGCTGAGCCGCGCAGTTTCGGGTCATTGCGCGTTCGCATCCTCCTACGGCTACGAGCAGCTCGACGACGTGGAGAGCTACGTCGCTTCGGTGCTCGCGCTTCTTGCCCAAATCGACGCGCTCGAGGAGCGGGGACTTGCCGGGTTTGTCTATACCCAGCTCTCCGACGTCGAGGAGGAGACGAACGGCCTGGTGACCTACGATCGACGCGTGGTCAAGCTCGACGGAATGCCTCGCAGCTCTTAGCGAGCCGGCAGCTCCATGCCCCCGAAGCCGGTCTGGCGCAGGGCTTCGTAGAGGACGATGGCGACGGCGTTGGAGAGGTTGAGGGAGCTTATGCGGTGGTCCTCGGGGTTAATGAAGTTTCCGCAGATGTCCTGTTGTCGGAGGGCAGCGTGGTCGCGGCTTGGACTGCCTGCGGCCCACGTCTGGGCGTTGTTCAGCGAGGCGGCGTCTGGCAGCATGGGGATGCGCTCGCAGCTTTGTGGCAGCGAGGCGAGCACGTCGTCGGGGATGCCGGTGCTCTCCCTGCCAAAGACCAGGTAGTCGTCACGCGCGTGGGGCGTCTCGGCATAGGTACGACGTGCCTTCTTGGTGAGCAAATGCAGACGCGGCTCGAAGCCGGCCAGCTCAAAGCCATTACGCGTGAGGAAGTCGCTCCAGTTCTTATAGACGGTGACGTCGAGGCTGTCCCAGTATCCGAGGCCCGCCCGATGCAGCAGGTGGTCGTCCAGAGAGAAGCCGAGCGGTCCCACAAGGTGCAGGCGGGAGCCCGTGAGCACGCAGGTGCGCCCGATGTTGCCCGTGTTGGCGGGAATCTCCGGCTCGTACAGCACGACGTTGAGCATGATGCCTCCTCGTTCGCTGGAAATATCTGTCAATCTGCGCAGTTTTGGCCTTCGACACACGTTTTGTCGAATCCCTGCGCAGTTTAGCTCTCCGACGCACGTCCATTTGGGGTCTTCTGGATAAACCCTACTCCACCCGACAGATGGACCATGATAGATGGGCAGGTGAGAGGCTTGTTCTATCCGAACGATTGAGCCTACTACTCAGCGGGGTCTCCAAAGGACGTGTACCGGGAGCCGAAACTGCGCAGCATTTTAGAAAAACGTGCATCGAAGGCCAAAACTGCGCGACGACGGCTTAGACATGAGGCTGGCAGCGTCGTGCCGTGCCGTAGGCATGTCGTCCGAGTGGTAGCTGCCGCTATAATGGCCTGCAGGACGCACGTCCATAACCCAAACCTGAAGGGACCCCCATGATCAAGGACCTGGTACAAGACGATGCGCTTCTCGCCACGCCGTGCGAGCCTGCTACCACCGCAGACGCCGCCGTCGCGATCGACCTGGTCGACACGCTCGCCTCGCTTGACGAGGCCGTGTGCCTCGCCGCCAACCAGATTGGCATCACCAAGGCCGTCGTGGCCTACCAGGACGACAAGGGTCAGACGCACGTCATGTACAATCCCAAGCTCCTCATGGGGCTCTCGAGCTCCAAGCTTACCGAGAGCTGCCTGACGCACGAGGAGGAGACGAGCGTAACGCGCTTCGCAAAGATCAAGGTCGCGTATGACGAGCTTGACGGTGGCGTCCTCAAGTCTCATCGACGCGACTTCACAGGCTGGATCGCGCAGATGATTCAGCACATGATTGACCACTGCAAGGGGAAGCTGGTCTAGCCCCATGCCCTCGCGCAAAAGCCCGGATTCGGGCTCCGCGCGCGGCCGAATCCCCGATCACATCGAGGTACATGGTGCGCGCGTTCATAACCTCAAGAACGTCGACGTGGACGTGCCCCTGCATGAGCTGGTGGGGATCGCGGGCGTCTCGGGATCGGGAAAGTCGTCCCTGGCGCTGGGCGTGCTCTATGCCGAGGGCTCGCGTCGCTATCTGGAGGCGCTCTCTACCTATACGCGTCGCCGCCTTACGCAGGCGCGCGGCGCAGCGGTCGACGAGGTCCGCTACGTTCCGGCGGCGCTTGCGCTTCACCAACGCCCGGGCGTGCCGGGCGTGCGCAGCACCTTTGGTACCATGTCTGAGCTGCTTAACGGCCTGCGTCTGCTCTTCTCGCGCGCGGGCGGCCACGTGTGCCCGTCGTGCGGGGCGCATGCGTCTCCCACGCTGGCCGTGGCGGCCGGCCGGCCGATCCGCTGTCCCCGGTGCGGCACCGAGTTCGAGGGTCCCAGCGCGGAGGGTCTGGCCTTTAACAGCGGCGGCGCCTGTCCTACCTGCGAGGGAACGGGCGTTGTGCGCACCGTGAACGAGGCTGCGCTTGT
This is a stretch of genomic DNA from Thermophilibacter immobilis. It encodes these proteins:
- a CDS encoding ABC transporter permease; the protein is MQIAILGAVSQGILWGIMVLGVFITYKLLDIPDLTVDGSFATGGCVCAVLVVSGHDPALAIAAATAAGAVCGLVTGLLTTLFKIPAILSGILTQISLWSINLRIMGKSNTPLLTGDTIFNQLGDFTGLSSNAVAIIIGLVVAAIVVALLYWFFGTELGSALRATGNNAAMIRALGVNTNTMKVIALTLSNALVGLSGGLICQMQKYADVGMGTGAIVIGLAAIVIGEVLGRLVPGGLSQFSTRLVSAVAGSIIYFLIRAIVLQMGLDANDMKLLSAIIVVLALSVPVLWESFQRRRSYAKGGEL
- a CDS encoding ABC transporter substrate-binding protein — protein: MGSIGRRTFVTGAAGATLLALGACGQSNSGSTDTASSTSSDKTYKIGVLQLTEHAALDAANKGFIAALDESGVSYEADQQNAQNDQSACTTIASKFLGDADDLIFAIATPAAQAVAAVTDEIPIVGTAITDYASAGLADSNDAPGRNITGTSDMNPVDQQIAMLQQVLPEATHVGLLFCTAEANSEIQIEMAEAALDKAGLTHDRFTVSSSNEIQSVVESMVGKVDAVYTPTDNTIAAGMAQVGQIAKEGKLPIIAGEENMCLAGGVCTLSIDYTTLGHMAGEMAVKILTQGANPAEMAIEQEDSSQLKVIKNEDMAEALGIDLSVLDD
- a CDS encoding tRNA (cytidine(34)-2'-O)-methyltransferase; this translates as MLNVVLYEPEIPANTGNIGRTCVLTGSRLHLVGPLGFSLDDHLLHRAGLGYWDSLDVTVYKNWSDFLTRNGFELAGFEPRLHLLTKKARRTYAETPHARDDYLVFGRESTGIPDDVLASLPQSCERIPMLPDAASLNNAQTWAAGSPSRDHAALRQQDICGNFINPEDHRISSLNLSNAVAIVLYEALRQTGFGGMELPAR
- a CDS encoding peptide deformylase, translating into MIKDLVQDDALLATPCEPATTADAAVAIDLVDTLASLDEAVCLAANQIGITKAVVAYQDDKGQTHVMYNPKLLMGLSSSKLTESCLTHEEETSVTRFAKIKVAYDELDGGVLKSHRRDFTGWIAQMIQHMIDHCKGKLV